In Anaerolineales bacterium, a genomic segment contains:
- the fabD gene encoding ACP S-malonyltransferase yields the protein MTIQWEKTVLLFPGQGSQAVGMGAEIAAEITAAREVYALADSILGYSLSRLCFEGPAEQLDLTQYTQPALYVTGIAVLHALEAVLGEEITPLAAAGHSLGEFTALTTAGALPFDAGLRLVAERGRLMAEAGEKHPGGMAALLGGDLATAHTICDQASRETGNPVVIANDNCPGQVVISGDNLAITCALELAKAHGIRRAVRLHVSVATHSPLMEPASASFRTAIQTVRLRKPFIPVIGNVSAALLPDAEAIQAELNAQLTSTVRWSESIMALRRMGGETFLELGSKDVLSGLLKRIDSEATAIPVNTLESLQGLAAS from the coding sequence ATGACGATTCAGTGGGAAAAGACTGTCCTCTTATTTCCCGGACAAGGCTCTCAGGCGGTGGGGATGGGAGCAGAGATTGCCGCAGAAATCACCGCTGCACGGGAGGTTTATGCCCTTGCCGATTCTATCTTGGGCTATTCGCTCTCCCGCCTGTGTTTTGAAGGTCCGGCAGAGCAGCTTGATCTCACCCAGTACACACAACCTGCCCTTTATGTGACAGGGATCGCCGTGCTGCATGCCTTAGAAGCTGTGCTTGGGGAGGAAATCACCCCCCTTGCCGCCGCCGGTCACAGCCTCGGTGAATTCACTGCGCTTACGACGGCGGGGGCGCTGCCCTTTGATGCTGGACTGCGGTTGGTTGCCGAGCGTGGACGGCTTATGGCGGAAGCAGGAGAAAAGCATCCGGGCGGCATGGCGGCGCTGTTGGGTGGTGATCTCGCCACTGCCCACACCATTTGTGACCAAGCGAGCCGCGAGACGGGAAATCCGGTGGTCATTGCCAACGACAACTGCCCCGGACAAGTGGTGATCTCCGGCGATAATCTGGCGATCACCTGTGCGCTTGAGTTGGCAAAAGCACATGGGATTCGGCGGGCAGTACGCCTTCATGTCAGTGTGGCAACACATTCCCCCCTCATGGAGCCAGCCAGCGCCTCCTTCCGCACCGCCATTCAAACTGTGCGGCTACGAAAGCCCTTTATTCCCGTCATAGGGAATGTGAGCGCTGCGCTGCTGCCCGATGCTGAGGCAATTCAGGCGGAGTTGAACGCGCAGTTGACCTCTACCGTGCGCTGGTCAGAATCAATCATGGCGCTGCGGCGTATGGGGGGCGAGACATTCCTTGAACTGGGGTCGAAAGATGTGTTGAGCGGTTTGTTAAAACGGATTGACAGCGAAGCAACTGCCATTCCGGTGAATACACTCGAATCGTTGCAAGGGTTGGCTGCCTCTTAG
- a CDS encoding ATP-binding protein: protein MPDSLTPDPNCPYCGGLGFVTRDVPVGDPDFGRAFPCRCLQQSYKARELSRLRALGNMATYTEKTFATFEIDHDLIDEANADLREVFANLAPERKERLIEEDRRMLNVAGTLAFRYAEQPQGWLLFEGTYGTGKTHLAAAIANWRIMRGDAVLFITSPDLLDHLKSAFSPQAETAYDDLFERIRQAPLLVIDDLGAESQTQWAGEKLYQLFNDRHRRMLPTVITTNRDTALLEGRIRSRLLDQSLTMAVKLSIPDRRSSMVTGTWRESDLSRLDRYADMTFETFDLRQDELGKEKIDQKQIDQLQHVVQHAYAYAQRPEGWLAIIGEPGCGKTHLAAAIAHLQHTAGTRTLFVNVADLLNYLRGVFEPFSKVSYDSRMEEIRRAPLLILDNVALRSDLSSVSPWARDQLYEILTYRFDYRLPTVITTNLTPDKMDARLRSRLYNKTYCTVAAISLPAYTGGKSRAAPLRSPTRKRE from the coding sequence GCTTCGTCACGCGGGATGTGCCGGTGGGCGATCCTGATTTTGGGCGTGCTTTCCCTTGCCGCTGCCTGCAACAGTCCTACAAGGCGCGTGAACTATCGCGCTTGCGGGCGTTGGGCAACATGGCGACCTACACCGAAAAAACGTTCGCCACCTTTGAGATCGATCACGACCTGATCGATGAGGCGAACGCCGATTTGCGGGAGGTTTTTGCCAACCTTGCTCCAGAGCGTAAAGAACGCCTTATCGAGGAAGATCGACGGATGTTGAATGTAGCAGGGACACTGGCGTTTCGCTATGCCGAACAGCCGCAAGGGTGGCTGCTTTTTGAAGGTACATACGGGACGGGGAAAACTCATCTTGCCGCCGCCATTGCCAATTGGCGGATTATGCGCGGCGATGCGGTGCTGTTCATCACCTCACCCGATTTGCTCGATCATCTGAAAAGCGCCTTTTCACCGCAAGCCGAAACCGCCTATGACGACCTCTTTGAACGCATCCGCCAAGCGCCGCTCCTTGTCATAGATGATCTTGGTGCGGAGAGTCAGACCCAGTGGGCAGGCGAAAAACTCTACCAGTTGTTCAATGATCGCCATCGCCGAATGCTGCCGACGGTGATTACGACGAATCGGGATACCGCCCTCTTGGAGGGGCGTATTCGCAGCCGCTTGCTTGACCAAAGCCTGACCATGGCGGTGAAACTGAGCATCCCAGATCGCCGTTCCTCGATGGTCACCGGGACATGGCGCGAAAGCGATCTGTCGCGCTTGGATCGCTACGCCGATATGACCTTTGAAACGTTCGATCTTCGTCAGGATGAGCTTGGCAAAGAGAAGATTGACCAGAAGCAGATCGACCAACTTCAGCATGTCGTTCAACACGCCTACGCCTATGCCCAACGCCCAGAGGGGTGGCTGGCAATCATCGGTGAACCGGGCTGTGGCAAAACCCACCTTGCTGCTGCTATTGCCCATCTTCAGCACACGGCGGGGACGCGCACACTGTTTGTCAATGTTGCCGATTTGCTCAATTATCTGCGCGGTGTCTTTGAGCCCTTCAGCAAGGTCAGCTATGACTCGCGCATGGAGGAAATTCGCCGCGCCCCGCTGTTAATCCTTGATAACGTTGCCTTGCGGAGCGATCTCTCGTCTGTCTCCCCCTGGGCGCGGGATCAACTCTACGAGATTTTGACCTACCGTTTTGATTACCGTCTTCCGACGGTGATCACCACGAATCTTACCCCCGATAAGATGGATGCCCGCTTGCGCAGCCGCCTTTACAACAAAACATACTGCACTGTTGCCGCTATCAGCTTGCCTGCCTATACAGGGGGGAAAAGCCGTGCCGCGCCGCTGCGCTCACCAACCCGCAAGAGGGAATAA